One segment of Vibrio agarivorans DNA contains the following:
- a CDS encoding pseudouridine synthase, protein MSSFPACFHTFTQPTEHIALPEKFTFPFFYQPHAIATLAAKALMDQLQQPGTPFVHQFQCEDERQSNGKMFGVLVVRHFSGHLGYLQGFSGKIDDNNHHQGFVPPVFDMLEEQGFFRKEMEHINQVTALLSQAESDIALPELSQQLNVITQQAEHEVESLRQMTIERRAQRKLARESAEHLTDSEKQQLIEQLGKESVADKNALKHLKQHWQAQIDEAQQLLNHKRADITALKKQRATLSNQLQHQLFKRYRFLNGMGEHKDLVDIFAGTSTPTPPAGAGECAAPKLLHYAYSNNLQPIALAEFWWGTSPKSEIRKHKQYYPACQSKCQPILGHMLQGLEVDDNPLLINPAQNKPLEILYHDDAIVVVNKPANFLSVPGKHIKDSAFTRLEADYPDCEGPFVIHRLDMATSGILVFALTRRANKSLQKQFISRTVSKRYVAKIARKDIADTGRIELPMRGDPFDRPRQLVCYEHGKHALTTWQVKTRDEAGTTLYLHPHTGRTHQLRVHCAHHLGFDSPIIGDTLYGEPNQRLYLHAESLSFEHPYTKEPLHFQVDADF, encoded by the coding sequence ATGTCTTCGTTTCCAGCTTGCTTCCATACTTTTACTCAACCCACTGAGCACATAGCGCTACCAGAAAAGTTCACGTTTCCGTTTTTTTATCAGCCTCACGCCATCGCCACGCTGGCAGCTAAAGCATTGATGGACCAACTTCAACAGCCAGGCACGCCGTTTGTGCATCAATTTCAGTGTGAAGACGAAAGACAGAGCAACGGTAAAATGTTTGGGGTATTAGTCGTCCGTCATTTCAGTGGGCATCTGGGCTACCTGCAAGGATTCTCTGGCAAGATAGACGATAACAATCACCATCAAGGCTTTGTGCCTCCGGTGTTTGATATGCTTGAGGAGCAAGGCTTTTTCCGTAAGGAGATGGAGCATATCAACCAAGTCACGGCGCTTCTGAGCCAAGCTGAAAGTGACATTGCGCTTCCAGAACTCAGTCAACAGCTCAATGTGATAACCCAGCAAGCCGAACACGAAGTGGAATCACTGCGCCAAATGACCATTGAGCGCAGAGCGCAACGGAAGTTAGCGCGTGAAAGCGCAGAGCATTTAACCGATTCAGAAAAGCAACAACTCATTGAGCAACTCGGTAAAGAGAGCGTGGCAGACAAGAATGCCCTCAAGCACCTAAAGCAGCACTGGCAAGCACAAATCGATGAGGCTCAACAGTTACTTAACCATAAGCGCGCCGATATTACTGCGCTAAAAAAACAACGCGCGACACTGTCCAACCAACTTCAACACCAACTGTTCAAACGCTACCGCTTCTTGAACGGCATGGGCGAGCACAAAGATCTCGTCGATATTTTTGCCGGTACCAGCACACCGACGCCTCCAGCAGGGGCAGGCGAATGTGCCGCGCCTAAATTATTGCATTACGCCTACTCAAATAATCTACAGCCTATCGCATTAGCAGAGTTCTGGTGGGGTACATCACCCAAATCTGAGATTCGTAAGCACAAGCAATATTACCCAGCATGCCAAAGTAAATGCCAACCGATCTTAGGCCACATGCTGCAAGGACTTGAGGTGGATGATAACCCTCTGCTGATCAACCCAGCCCAAAACAAGCCATTGGAAATTCTCTACCACGATGATGCGATTGTCGTTGTCAACAAGCCCGCAAATTTTCTATCCGTGCCAGGCAAACACATAAAAGATTCTGCGTTTACTCGTCTTGAAGCTGACTATCCTGATTGCGAGGGCCCTTTTGTCATCCATCGTTTAGACATGGCGACCTCTGGTATTTTGGTGTTTGCTCTTACTAGACGCGCCAATAAAAGCCTGCAAAAGCAGTTTATCTCGCGCACTGTAAGCAAGCGCTATGTTGCGAAGATTGCACGAAAAGATATCGCAGACACTGGCCGTATCGAACTGCCAATGCGTGGCGATCCATTTGATCGGCCTCGTCAACTGGTGTGTTATGAACATGGCAAGCACGCTTTAACAACTTGGCAAGTAAAAACACGCGATGAAGCAGGCACCACCTTATATTTGCACCCCCATACCGGGCGCACGCATCAATTAAGGGTTCACTGTGCGCATCACTTGGGTTTTGACAGCCCAATTATCGGCGACACGCTATATGGTGAGCCGAACCAGCGTCTTTACTTACATGCTGAGAGTCTCAGCTTTGAGCATCCCTACACCAAAGAGCCGCTGCACTTTCAGGTAGATGCAGATTTTTAG
- a CDS encoding HAD family hydrolase produces MNFKAAIFDMDGLLLDTEQVCMRIFEQACHAVGAPFLKETYLSIIGCNAQRINQILTEGYAPYIDYQKIHVEWRERYNAVVLHQAIPVRSGVIEMLEWLQEHNIPCAVATSTQKDVAEVKLKLAGLDGYFANITTGCEVTHSKPAPEIYQLAAQRLNISANDCIAFEDSNNGVKAAVAAGMATFQIPDLVEPSQEVIKLGHAILPTMGDVLSHLQTKVA; encoded by the coding sequence ATGAACTTTAAAGCAGCAATTTTTGATATGGATGGGCTTTTGCTCGATACCGAGCAGGTGTGTATGAGGATCTTTGAGCAAGCCTGTCATGCCGTAGGCGCCCCTTTCTTAAAAGAGACCTATTTATCGATCATTGGCTGCAATGCACAGCGTATCAATCAAATTTTAACCGAAGGTTACGCACCCTACATCGATTATCAGAAAATCCACGTTGAATGGCGTGAACGCTACAACGCGGTTGTATTACACCAAGCGATTCCCGTTCGTTCTGGTGTGATTGAAATGCTGGAATGGCTACAAGAGCACAACATTCCTTGCGCCGTTGCTACGTCAACACAGAAGGATGTCGCTGAAGTCAAACTCAAGCTTGCTGGGCTCGATGGCTATTTTGCAAACATCACCACTGGATGTGAAGTCACTCACAGCAAGCCTGCGCCCGAGATCTATCAGCTGGCCGCACAACGCCTTAATATCAGTGCCAATGACTGTATTGCGTTTGAGGATTCGAATAATGGAGTCAAAGCGGCGGTTGCTGCAGGCATGGCCACTTTCCAAATCCCTGACCTGGTTGAGCCTTCACAAGAAGTCATAAAGCTAGGTCACGCCATCTTACCCACAATGGGGGATGTTTTAAGCCACTTACAAACGAAAGTCGCTTGA
- a CDS encoding LysR family transcriptional regulator — MQDLNALHVFVALFDTKSTQKAAKKLGRSQSYVSKTLAQLREELADPLFIRSRNGLIPTSYASSIERKLRNALEQVSISLEPEQFNPRNIDSVCIHMVEPYIIHIGKKLIDRIRQESNTTIILRQWTRNSEQLILEEDVDIGLHILSDKPQDFYQKKLHSSAGYLRGKTDGEYVKFIVAGVNEYTNYYQHLLPDTEANIIIDHHGLMEQLMTNYCTLSYHPMKEPDPQFKLNIDAALITKSTRRYSNKIQWLSELISELVDEFLQSKLPLYPPTPK, encoded by the coding sequence ATGCAAGATCTTAATGCTCTCCATGTCTTTGTTGCTCTATTCGACACGAAATCCACTCAAAAAGCAGCAAAAAAGCTTGGGCGCTCTCAATCCTATGTTTCAAAAACACTGGCGCAGCTTCGCGAAGAGTTAGCAGATCCTCTTTTCATTAGAAGTCGAAATGGTTTAATCCCAACCAGTTATGCTTCATCAATTGAGCGAAAATTGAGAAATGCTCTTGAGCAGGTCAGCATTTCGCTGGAGCCTGAACAGTTTAACCCTCGTAACATAGATAGTGTCTGTATTCATATGGTGGAGCCATACATTATCCACATCGGGAAAAAGCTCATTGATAGGATTCGTCAAGAGTCAAACACCACGATTATTTTGCGACAATGGACGCGAAATAGTGAGCAACTCATTCTTGAGGAAGATGTCGATATTGGCCTGCACATTTTGAGTGACAAGCCGCAAGACTTCTATCAAAAGAAGCTCCATTCAAGTGCAGGGTATTTGAGAGGGAAAACAGACGGTGAGTATGTCAAATTTATCGTTGCAGGCGTAAATGAATACACCAACTATTATCAGCACTTGTTGCCGGATACAGAAGCCAATATTATCATTGACCATCACGGGCTGATGGAGCAGCTAATGACGAACTACTGCACTTTATCCTACCACCCGATGAAAGAGCCAGATCCTCAGTTTAAGCTCAACATTGACGCAGCACTGATCACAAAGTCCACCCGCCGTTACTCAAACAAGATACAGTGGCTGTCTGAGCTTATTTCAGAGCTCGTTGATGAGTTTCTGCAGTCCAAATTGCCACTTTATCCACCCACCCCTAAATGA
- a CDS encoding HlyD family secretion protein, with amino-acid sequence MKEIMLPYILICWLLVKSGLVRWTLKNATVMIGTGFFLAFMLFTAHRFWSPADLTDSTTVKAPHAVLSPLLGQEVERVFVTHNQQVKKGDLIYTLKDVDTDSQIRGLEAQRAAAEAEILAVNHQIENDKKTLDRLQRLNDYAQEQERDNIRTRIDSHVAKIASANAQIKSIEAQIATAQWQNERREIRAPFDGQMSIANITDGTRVGNMHLYDTSKKFVEMRIADQSYKGIKAGQFAEFYIDAYPGEIFRGRVHSVTAGTGEARVSVINGTQHVRQHVGNNMGTHGRTVIIEFEEPEGYIVPIGATGSGWVSAEKPHPMLGFMDIIGGATVRLKSYKAYLSAL; translated from the coding sequence ATGAAAGAGATTATGCTGCCATATATCCTAATTTGTTGGTTACTGGTTAAGTCTGGCTTGGTTCGTTGGACGCTAAAAAATGCCACCGTTATGATTGGTACAGGTTTCTTCCTCGCCTTTATGCTGTTTACTGCGCACCGTTTTTGGTCGCCTGCTGATTTGACGGACAGCACAACAGTTAAAGCACCGCATGCTGTGCTTAGCCCGTTGCTTGGTCAAGAGGTTGAGCGTGTTTTCGTTACTCACAACCAACAAGTGAAAAAAGGCGATTTGATCTACACATTGAAAGATGTGGATACAGACTCTCAAATCCGTGGCCTAGAAGCACAGCGCGCTGCTGCAGAGGCTGAGATTCTTGCAGTTAATCACCAGATTGAGAATGATAAAAAGACGCTTGATCGTCTACAGCGTTTGAATGATTACGCCCAAGAGCAAGAGCGTGACAACATCCGTACTCGAATTGATTCACATGTCGCTAAAATTGCTTCTGCCAATGCGCAAATCAAATCGATTGAAGCTCAGATCGCTACAGCACAGTGGCAAAATGAACGTCGTGAAATTCGTGCACCGTTTGATGGCCAGATGTCCATTGCTAACATTACTGACGGTACGCGCGTAGGTAACATGCACCTTTACGATACCAGTAAAAAGTTTGTGGAGATGCGTATTGCGGATCAAAGCTATAAAGGTATTAAAGCTGGCCAGTTTGCAGAGTTCTATATTGATGCTTACCCGGGTGAAATCTTTCGTGGTCGTGTACACAGTGTGACTGCGGGCACCGGTGAAGCGCGCGTGTCAGTGATTAATGGTACACAACATGTTCGTCAACACGTTGGCAATAACATGGGTACACATGGCCGTACGGTAATCATTGAGTTTGAAGAGCCGGAAGGTTATATCGTTCCTATCGGTGCAACGGGTTCTGGTTGGGTTTCTGCTGAAAAACCTCACCCAATGCTAGGGTTTATGGATATCATTGGTGGTGCAACCGTGCGCTTGAAGTCTTACAAAGCTTATCTATCAGCACTTTAG
- a CDS encoding magnesium transporter: MIKGIILFLIKAVVILGTLVGSSLLLAKLGKIHGKDLPEEYFLNGYPTILRLLDSEVFMGFVFFVTVAIVVYVIYLLWQLHEVAVHKAHEMSSAHTQIVFALSLCGLFINKAWWVLAIIIAFARWDVLADSISNIIRKGVNPESNDTKSTTKVTEE; encoded by the coding sequence ATGATAAAAGGCATCATCCTGTTTTTGATAAAAGCAGTGGTGATTCTTGGTACATTGGTCGGCTCTTCTTTGCTGCTTGCCAAGCTAGGTAAAATTCACGGTAAAGACTTACCTGAAGAGTACTTCTTAAATGGCTACCCAACCATTTTGCGTCTGCTCGACTCTGAAGTGTTTATGGGTTTTGTCTTCTTCGTGACCGTCGCGATTGTTGTGTACGTCATCTACTTGCTTTGGCAACTGCATGAAGTTGCGGTGCATAAAGCGCACGAAATGTCTTCTGCTCACACCCAAATTGTTTTTGCCCTCTCTTTGTGTGGTTTGTTTATCAACAAGGCATGGTGGGTTTTAGCCATCATTATCGCATTCGCTCGTTGGGATGTATTAGCTGATAGTATTTCGAACATTATTCGTAAAGGTGTGAATCCAGAGAGTAATGACACTAAGTCAACAACAAAAGTAACAGAGGAGTAA
- a CDS encoding methyl-accepting chemotaxis protein, with protein MKLRTKIIAAGSLVSLVSLSLLSAINYNALSKEVEKSTATTIDISLEQVADTLTATMEGKFQFADYLSELVVNTSRDNATTIFNQNQLQNVFVTAGIGYESDGSIVHNDNNWIPPSDWDSRQRPWYMQAKNERQRTVTEPYVDEGTGNILISVSQPVYQAGRLHGATFFDINLNTLSEIVNQADVPYSTLFIVDQNGTIIGHPNSRLNGQPLTSYIPGGVISSELSIFDVDGRAHYLDFHPVAQTDWYVGMIVDHEKTYLPLDEMRNNSVITATTLVAIALGLFFYILLWLTSPLRELGAAMDNVASGDGDLTKRLDTNTDEEFSLLAKSFNNFVGKIQDLIKDSQQTAHNITHVSESTHVAANDSRQLLNTQVLEVEQLATAMNEMSTTCSLVAENAQNAAQAAQAADSAAEEGNSIVSNTSESIQTLAHQMEQASNTVRELESSTENIESIVSVINGIADQTNLLALNAAIEAARAGESGRGFAVVADEVRTLAQRTTESTTEIRNMIEQLQAGANTAASAMSQSYNLAIDTVEQAHTANQSLHSIKEAISQITEMNIQIASAAEEQSLVAEEINGNTVNIKDLSSQVAERSQETSNLVDEQTRLVEEQSSSLNKFIV; from the coding sequence ATGAAATTACGTACAAAAATTATTGCTGCAGGGTCTCTGGTTAGCTTGGTATCGCTAAGCCTATTGTCTGCTATCAATTATAATGCGCTCAGCAAAGAAGTTGAGAAGTCAACAGCCACCACGATTGATATCTCACTAGAGCAAGTTGCCGACACACTTACGGCAACAATGGAAGGTAAGTTTCAGTTTGCAGACTACCTTTCTGAGCTGGTTGTGAATACTTCGCGTGATAATGCGACAACGATTTTTAATCAAAATCAGTTGCAAAATGTGTTTGTCACAGCGGGGATTGGCTATGAAAGCGATGGCTCCATTGTTCACAATGATAACAACTGGATCCCACCGTCTGATTGGGATTCACGTCAACGCCCTTGGTATATGCAGGCGAAAAATGAGCGTCAGCGTACAGTAACAGAGCCCTATGTTGATGAGGGAACAGGCAACATCCTTATCTCGGTATCTCAACCGGTTTATCAAGCCGGGCGACTTCATGGTGCCACTTTCTTTGACATCAACTTAAACACCCTCTCTGAGATAGTGAACCAAGCGGATGTGCCATACAGCACACTGTTTATCGTTGACCAAAATGGCACTATCATCGGCCATCCAAACAGCCGCTTAAACGGTCAACCGCTGACGAGCTACATTCCTGGGGGGGTGATCAGCTCAGAATTGTCGATATTTGACGTTGATGGTCGAGCTCACTATCTTGACTTCCATCCTGTGGCTCAAACTGATTGGTACGTGGGCATGATCGTTGATCACGAGAAAACCTATCTACCTCTTGATGAGATGCGCAACAACTCTGTGATTACTGCAACGACGCTAGTCGCTATCGCTCTAGGACTATTTTTCTATATCTTACTTTGGTTGACAAGCCCATTACGTGAACTCGGCGCAGCGATGGACAACGTAGCCAGCGGCGATGGAGATCTCACTAAGCGCCTTGATACTAACACCGATGAAGAGTTCAGTTTACTAGCCAAAAGCTTCAACAACTTTGTTGGTAAAATTCAAGATCTGATCAAAGACAGTCAGCAAACGGCGCACAATATCACCCACGTATCAGAGTCAACTCACGTTGCAGCAAACGATTCACGTCAACTTCTCAATACTCAGGTACTAGAAGTGGAGCAACTTGCTACTGCGATGAACGAAATGTCGACGACCTGTTCGTTGGTTGCGGAAAATGCGCAAAATGCGGCTCAAGCCGCTCAGGCAGCTGACTCAGCAGCAGAAGAGGGCAACAGCATTGTTTCAAACACCTCAGAGTCGATTCAGACGCTCGCTCATCAGATGGAGCAAGCGTCCAATACTGTGCGTGAACTCGAGTCATCGACTGAGAACATTGAATCTATTGTTAGTGTCATTAATGGCATTGCTGATCAAACCAACTTGCTGGCATTGAATGCTGCAATTGAAGCCGCTCGCGCGGGTGAATCTGGCCGCGGCTTTGCGGTAGTTGCTGACGAGGTTCGCACGTTGGCGCAGCGCACGACAGAATCAACAACTGAGATTCGCAACATGATTGAGCAGCTACAAGCCGGTGCTAACACAGCTGCCTCTGCTATGTCACAGAGCTATAACTTAGCGATTGATACCGTCGAGCAGGCTCACACAGCCAACCAATCACTGCACAGCATTAAAGAAGCGATCTCACAGATCACTGAAATGAACATTCAGATCGCATCAGCGGCAGAAGAGCAGAGCTTGGTCGCTGAAGAGATTAATGGTAACACGGTCAACATCAAGGATCTATCAAGCCAAGTTGCAGAGCGCTCGCAAGAGACTTCAAACTTAGTCGACGAACAAACTCGCCTGGTCGAAGAGCAATCATCGTCACTTAACAAGTTTATTGTTTAA
- a CDS encoding acyltransferase family protein, with protein MQGKPINYRPDVDGLRAVAVLVVVLFHAGFEQLSGGYIGVDVFFVISGYVIMLSLLHMLDNGTFSITEFYYRRAKRIMPALFFTLLLTTVVAHALFLPELYHQYLQSLVASLTFISNLFFWKTTNYFGSAAELKPLLHTWSLSLEEQYYIFAPIYVAAVYRWLNKNWYLALYPPLIASFALSWFLMDKAASANYFLLPTRGWEILLGAVLAAAPPFKLRTAFAANLLGVIGLVAIVSAAVLYDKDTAFPGLSALLPCLGAAAIIASGSFSNTQPSWVQRGLALKPVVYVGLLSYSLYLVHWPITVFFKYYRLAPLSVWDSLMVIALSFTFAMASYYWVEQPIRRRKVLSRKQVFSISGAGIASFVTFAITVQVVSVERQPTELLATSQPTSDPCFLMNAKHYPDWDYKECTLVDSPKGERVLMWGDSFLNHYTKGFESLAKHQQLTLIKYASAGCPPIMTFESFALPYCDEFNRNALELIEALDIDVVFLSAKWSDHQKAGLDRLTSTLEKLDNLGVRYLVFGQSPQFITDVSIIDDQKGQGKASNAWPNTIKEAINQELEFIITSGDFINPMPSLCEAGVCEYKLNGEMLFSDYGHLSQQGSLVVVNTLTNDIARWLKQ; from the coding sequence ATGCAAGGAAAACCGATAAACTATCGCCCCGATGTGGATGGCTTGAGAGCGGTTGCCGTATTAGTGGTGGTATTGTTTCACGCAGGCTTTGAGCAGTTGAGTGGCGGCTATATCGGCGTTGATGTCTTCTTCGTTATATCCGGTTATGTGATTATGCTCAGCTTACTGCATATGCTTGATAATGGGACATTCTCTATCACCGAGTTCTATTATCGACGTGCCAAACGGATTATGCCGGCACTGTTTTTTACCTTGTTGCTTACAACCGTTGTGGCTCACGCTCTGTTTCTTCCTGAGCTTTATCATCAATACCTTCAATCACTTGTTGCTTCTTTAACGTTTATTTCGAACCTTTTTTTCTGGAAAACAACCAACTATTTTGGGTCTGCTGCTGAGCTTAAACCGCTGCTTCATACTTGGTCTTTGTCTCTTGAAGAGCAGTATTACATCTTTGCGCCTATTTATGTCGCAGCCGTTTATCGATGGCTTAACAAGAACTGGTATCTAGCGCTCTATCCACCGCTGATTGCGAGCTTTGCTTTGAGTTGGTTTTTGATGGATAAAGCCGCTTCAGCCAATTACTTCTTGTTACCAACACGAGGTTGGGAGATTTTGCTGGGTGCTGTGTTAGCCGCCGCGCCACCGTTTAAGTTACGAACGGCTTTTGCAGCAAACCTGCTCGGGGTCATCGGTCTCGTCGCGATTGTATCTGCCGCCGTGCTTTATGACAAAGACACTGCTTTTCCCGGCTTGAGTGCACTGTTACCATGTTTGGGAGCGGCAGCGATTATAGCGTCTGGTTCGTTTTCCAATACTCAGCCTAGTTGGGTGCAACGCGGGTTGGCGCTAAAGCCTGTGGTGTATGTAGGCTTGCTGTCTTATTCTCTCTACTTAGTGCACTGGCCCATTACGGTGTTCTTTAAGTATTATCGCCTAGCACCGCTGTCAGTGTGGGACTCGCTAATGGTGATCGCGCTAAGCTTCACTTTTGCTATGGCAAGTTATTACTGGGTCGAGCAACCCATACGTCGACGCAAAGTGCTGTCACGCAAACAGGTGTTTTCGATATCGGGAGCGGGTATTGCTTCTTTTGTTACCTTCGCTATCACTGTGCAAGTTGTGAGTGTGGAGCGTCAACCGACAGAATTGCTGGCAACGTCCCAACCAACCTCTGACCCCTGTTTTTTGATGAATGCCAAACACTACCCTGACTGGGACTATAAGGAATGTACCCTCGTTGACTCGCCAAAGGGGGAGCGGGTTCTGATGTGGGGTGATTCCTTCTTGAACCATTACACCAAAGGGTTTGAATCACTAGCGAAGCATCAACAGTTGACACTGATTAAGTATGCCTCCGCCGGCTGTCCGCCTATCATGACGTTTGAATCTTTCGCGTTACCGTATTGCGATGAGTTTAATCGTAATGCACTTGAGCTAATCGAAGCGCTTGATATTGATGTGGTCTTTCTCTCGGCTAAATGGAGCGATCATCAAAAGGCGGGTCTTGATCGCCTGACGTCGACTCTAGAGAAGCTGGATAACCTAGGGGTACGTTATTTGGTGTTTGGTCAATCGCCACAGTTTATTACTGATGTGTCGATTATTGATGACCAAAAAGGGCAGGGAAAAGCCTCGAACGCTTGGCCGAATACAATAAAAGAGGCGATAAACCAAGAGCTTGAGTTTATTATCACCAGCGGTGACTTCATCAACCCTATGCCCTCTTTATGTGAGGCCGGCGTCTGTGAATACAAACTGAATGGTGAGATGCTATTTAGTGACTATGGGCACCTATCGCAGCAGGGCTCGTTAGTGGTGGTGAATACTCTCACTAATGATATAGCGCGCTGGCTAAAGCAGTGA
- a CDS encoding dicarboxylate/amino acid:cation symporter, which translates to MNTKQPMSLTGRVILGMVTGILTGFFIQNFLADVSFIHDYLVNGLFEVGGQIFISSLQMLVVPLIFVSLVCGTSSLQDITTLGRMGGKTLGFYLITTAVAITLALTMGNLFQPGAGADLTAAASFQSAEAPSLGQVVINMFPKNPIASMAQGNTLQIIVFAILFGIAISAAGEPGKRVANAFSDLNEVIMKLVALLMNIAPFGVFFLMAKLFSGLGLGAIWSLGGYFLVLTGTLLLHGLVTYGVLLKSITGLSPTLFLRKMEDAIMFAFSTASSNATIPVTLETVKNRLGVKNRVASFTVPLGATVNMDGTAIMQGVATAFIAQAFNIDLTMGDYLAVILTATLASVGTAGVPGVGLIMLAMVLNQVGLPLEGIALIMGVDRLLDMIRTAVNITGDSAASVIVAHSEGALDRDRFNDPLAGEKEEEVHFVPAEEGK; encoded by the coding sequence ATGAATACCAAGCAACCAATGTCGCTTACTGGCCGTGTAATCCTGGGGATGGTTACCGGTATTCTTACTGGATTTTTTATTCAAAATTTCTTGGCTGATGTCAGCTTCATTCACGACTATCTCGTGAATGGTCTTTTTGAAGTCGGTGGACAAATCTTTATCTCCAGCTTACAAATGCTGGTTGTGCCACTGATTTTCGTTTCTCTTGTATGCGGTACAAGCTCTCTACAAGATATTACAACCCTGGGCCGTATGGGTGGTAAAACGCTTGGCTTCTACCTCATTACAACAGCAGTAGCGATTACCCTTGCATTGACGATGGGCAACCTATTCCAACCTGGTGCAGGTGCAGACCTGACAGCGGCAGCAAGCTTCCAATCTGCTGAAGCGCCGTCTCTTGGCCAAGTTGTGATTAACATGTTCCCTAAAAACCCAATTGCTTCTATGGCACAGGGTAATACCCTCCAAATTATTGTCTTCGCCATTTTATTTGGTATTGCAATCAGTGCTGCGGGTGAACCAGGTAAACGTGTTGCTAACGCTTTCTCTGACCTAAATGAAGTGATCATGAAGCTTGTTGCGCTATTAATGAACATCGCACCGTTCGGCGTGTTCTTCCTAATGGCAAAACTGTTCTCTGGTCTTGGTCTTGGCGCTATCTGGAGTTTAGGTGGATACTTCCTTGTTCTAACCGGTACACTACTGCTTCACGGTCTAGTGACCTACGGTGTACTATTGAAAAGCATTACGGGTCTGAGCCCAACGCTCTTCTTGCGTAAGATGGAAGATGCGATCATGTTCGCCTTCTCTACGGCATCATCAAACGCGACGATTCCCGTCACGCTTGAGACAGTGAAAAACCGTCTAGGTGTGAAAAACCGCGTAGCATCATTCACTGTGCCTCTTGGTGCAACAGTGAACATGGATGGCACGGCCATCATGCAAGGTGTTGCTACCGCATTTATCGCGCAAGCGTTTAACATCGACCTTACGATGGGTGATTACCTAGCTGTTATCCTAACCGCAACTCTGGCTTCTGTTGGTACTGCGGGCGTTCCTGGTGTTGGTCTTATCATGCTAGCGATGGTTCTTAACCAAGTTGGCCTACCACTAGAAGGTATCGCTCTGATTATGGGTGTTGACCGTCTACTGGATATGATTCGTACCGCTGTAAACATCACAGGTGACAGTGCCGCTTCTGTCATCGTTGCGCACTCAGAGGGCGCGCTAGATAGAGATCGCTTTAACGACCCACTCGCGGGTGAAAAGGAAGAAGAAGTTCACTTCGTTCCTGCCGAAGAAGGCAAGTAA